Proteins from one Bartonella sp. HY328 genomic window:
- the ftsH gene encoding ATP-dependent zinc metalloprotease FtsH has translation MNPNYRSVVLWGVIAVVIIALFSMFQGAGQQASTTIPYSEFLTNVENKQIKEVKIEGQSISGLKEDGKAFNTTAPKGEQIAERLQEKNIKIEVTADSTGSNPLFSIITTIIPIVIVIAIWVYLMRQMQGGSRGAMGFGKSKAKLLTEAHGRVTFDDVAGVEEAKNDLEEVVEFLRDPQKFQRLGARIPRGVLLVGPPGTGKTLLARAVAGEANVPFFTISGSDFVEMFVGVGASRVRDMFEQAKKNSPCIIFIDEIDAVGRHRGAGIGGGNDEREQTLNQLLVEMDGFEANENVIIIAATNRPDVLDPALLRPGRFDRQVVVPNPDVAGREQILRVHVRNVPLAPNVDLTVLARGTPGFSGADLMNLVNEAALMAARRNKRLVTMQEFEDAKDKILMGAERRSTAMTQREKENTAYHEAGHAVVALTVPATDPVHKATIIPRGRALGMVMQLPEGDRYSMTYQSMVSRLAILMAGRIAEEMKFGAENITSGASSDIEQATKLARAMVTKWGFSDQLGKVAYGSNQDEGYGYGAARQDATSEHTAQIIDMEVRRLIDDAHDEAKRILTEKRDEWVRLAEGLLEYETLTGEEIIEVMAGKEPSRNLGNETSRSSGVPKAGRSVKVDIEKPVEEDQTAENEKSADSSPADSSNYNKPDNDETPHNKS, from the coding sequence ATGAACCCGAATTACCGTTCCGTTGTCCTATGGGGTGTTATTGCAGTTGTTATTATCGCACTGTTTTCGATGTTTCAGGGAGCAGGACAACAAGCAAGCACAACAATTCCTTATTCTGAATTCTTAACCAATGTAGAGAATAAGCAGATTAAAGAGGTAAAGATTGAGGGCCAGTCGATTAGCGGCCTTAAGGAAGATGGAAAAGCATTCAATACTACTGCACCTAAGGGCGAGCAGATTGCTGAACGCTTACAAGAAAAAAATATTAAAATTGAAGTAACGGCTGATAGTACTGGTTCCAACCCGCTTTTTAGTATTATTACGACAATTATTCCAATTGTCATTGTCATTGCAATTTGGGTATATTTAATGCGCCAAATGCAGGGTGGTTCACGTGGGGCAATGGGCTTTGGCAAATCTAAAGCAAAACTCTTAACCGAAGCGCATGGCCGTGTCACCTTTGATGATGTTGCTGGCGTTGAAGAAGCCAAAAATGATCTAGAAGAAGTGGTGGAATTTCTACGTGACCCACAAAAATTCCAACGCCTTGGAGCGCGTATTCCCCGTGGTGTATTGCTTGTTGGCCCTCCAGGAACAGGTAAAACTTTGCTTGCCCGTGCGGTGGCTGGTGAAGCAAATGTGCCGTTTTTTACAATTTCTGGTTCTGATTTTGTTGAAATGTTTGTCGGTGTCGGTGCAAGCCGTGTTCGCGATATGTTTGAACAAGCCAAGAAAAATTCCCCTTGCATTATCTTTATTGACGAAATCGATGCCGTAGGCCGTCATCGTGGTGCTGGTATTGGCGGCGGTAATGACGAGCGTGAACAAACATTAAACCAGTTGCTGGTTGAAATGGATGGCTTTGAAGCAAATGAAAATGTCATCATCATAGCTGCAACCAACCGCCCCGATGTTCTTGATCCTGCACTATTACGTCCAGGCCGTTTTGACCGCCAAGTTGTTGTGCCAAATCCAGATGTTGCTGGCCGTGAGCAAATTTTACGTGTGCATGTACGTAATGTGCCGCTTGCGCCTAATGTTGATTTAACTGTTCTTGCCCGTGGTACCCCTGGTTTTTCTGGTGCTGATTTGATGAATTTGGTCAATGAAGCAGCCCTTATGGCAGCAAGACGCAATAAGCGCCTTGTAACCATGCAAGAATTTGAAGATGCCAAAGATAAAATCTTAATGGGTGCTGAGCGCCGCTCGACGGCAATGACCCAACGCGAAAAAGAAAATACCGCCTATCACGAAGCAGGCCATGCTGTTGTTGCATTAACAGTACCAGCAACGGATCCTGTTCATAAAGCCACAATTATCCCTCGTGGCCGTGCTTTAGGTATGGTGATGCAGTTACCTGAAGGTGACCGCTATTCGATGACCTATCAATCTATGGTATCGCGCCTTGCTATTTTAATGGCTGGTCGTATTGCTGAAGAAATGAAATTTGGTGCTGAAAACATCACTTCTGGTGCATCATCCGATATTGAGCAAGCCACCAAATTGGCACGTGCTATGGTTACCAAATGGGGTTTTTCCGACCAGCTTGGTAAAGTTGCCTATGGTAGCAACCAAGATGAGGGCTATGGCTATGGTGCGGCTCGACAAGACGCAACTTCTGAACATACAGCGCAGATTATTGACATGGAAGTGCGCCGCCTTATTGATGACGCCCATGACGAAGCAAAACGCATTTTAACGGAAAAAAGAGACGAATGGGTGCGCCTTGCTGAAGGTTTACTTGAATATGAAACCCTAACCGGTGAAGAAATTATCGAGGTTATGGCAGGCAAAGAGCCTTCACGCAATCTTGGTAATGAAACAAGCCGTAGCTCGGGCGTGCCGAAAGCTGGCCGCAGCGTAAAGGTTGACATTGAAAAGCCTGTTGAAGAGGATCAAACTGCAGAAAACGAAAAATCGGCTGATAGTTCCCCTGCTGACAGCTCTAATTACAATAAGCCTGACAATGATGAAACGCCTCATAACAAATCATAA